One genomic segment of Sorex araneus isolate mSorAra2 chromosome X, mSorAra2.pri, whole genome shotgun sequence includes these proteins:
- the MID1IP1 gene encoding mid1-interacting protein 1, which translates to MMQICDTYNQKHSLFNAMNRFIGAVNNMDQTVMVPSLLRDVPLAEPGLDNEVGVEVGGSAGCLEERAPSAPGPGSANGSFFAPSRDMYSHYMLLKSIRNDIEWGVLHQPPPPAAGSEEGSAWKSKDILVDLGHLEGADAGEEDLEQQFHYHLRGLHTVLSKLTRKANILTNRYKQEIGFGNWGH; encoded by the coding sequence ATGATGCAAATCTGCGACACCTACAACCAGAAGCACTCGCTCTTTAACGCCATGAACCGCTTCATCGGCGCCGTCAACAACATGGACCAGACGGTGATGGTGCCCAGCCTGCTGCGCGACGTGCCCCTGGCCGAGCCCGGGCTGGACAACGAGGTCGGCGTGGAGGTAGGCGGCAGTGCCGGCTGCCTGGAGGAGCGCGCGCCTTCGGCCCCCGGCCCGGGCAGTGCCAATGGCAGCTTTTTCGCGCCCTCCCGGGACATGTATAGCCACTACATGCTGCTCAAGTCCATCCGCAACGACATCGAGTGGGGGGTGCTGCACCAGCCGCCGCCGCCAGCAGCGGGGAGCGAGGAAGGTAGCGCCTGGAAGTCCAAGGACATCCTGGTGGACCTAGGCCACCTGGAGGGCGCGGACGCCGGCGAGGAGGACCTGGAACAGCAATTCCACTACCACCTGCGCGGGCTGCACACTGTGCTCTCCAAACTCACACGCAAAGCTAACATCCTCACTAACAGATACAAGCAAGAGATCGGCTTTGGCAACTGGGGCCACTGA